Proteins co-encoded in one Sediminispirochaeta bajacaliforniensis DSM 16054 genomic window:
- a CDS encoding YbhB/YbcL family Raf kinase inhibitor-like protein — MAEIVLKVTSPSFEDGDWIPRKHSARGEDLSPPLVLEGISPDAKAIAITLDDASHPLISNYNHWVIWDIPVQNSIPEAIPHGPSVDSLGHAVQGKAYGKHRYKGPKPPLKAVHTYVFTVFILDCTCGISPRSKKADLLKTMQGHVLQKSTLSGKFRSRT; from the coding sequence ATGGCTGAAATAGTACTGAAGGTGACAAGCCCTTCATTTGAAGATGGAGATTGGATACCAAGAAAACATTCGGCCCGAGGCGAAGATCTCTCACCTCCGCTTGTGCTGGAAGGAATTTCTCCGGATGCAAAAGCAATTGCTATTACATTAGATGATGCCTCGCATCCCTTGATCTCCAATTATAACCACTGGGTGATATGGGATATTCCTGTACAAAATAGTATTCCTGAGGCAATTCCCCATGGACCTTCTGTTGATAGTTTGGGACATGCGGTTCAGGGAAAAGCTTACGGAAAGCATAGATACAAAGGGCCGAAGCCCCCTTTGAAAGCCGTACACACCTATGTGTTTACGGTATTTATTCTGGATTGTACGTGTGGTATATCACCTCGAAGCAAAAAAGCTGATCTACTTAAAACAATGCAGGGGCATGTTCTCCAGAAAAGTACTCTTTCCGGAAAATTCCGGAGCAGAACATAG